From the Candidatus Schekmanbacteria bacterium genome, one window contains:
- a CDS encoding threonine synthase, producing the protein MGKVKGLICRECKNEYPAEAIHVCEFCFGPLEVNYDYDFIAGTISKEKIEKGPPSLWRYIDLLPVSGDFIVGENSGFTPLVRAKNLGAELGLNNLYIKNDTVNHPTLSFKDRVVAIALSRAKEFGYDTVACASTGNLANSVAANAAAAGLKCYVFIPGDLEAGKILGSVIYHPTVVAVNGNYDDVNRLCSEVAGEYNWAFVNINIRPYYAEGSKTLAFETAEQLGWKAPDQVVVPVASGSLLTKIGKGFNELSKLGLIGDVKTKINGAQAEGCSPVATAFKNDTEFIKPVKPNTIAKSIAIGNPADGYYSLVTVKNSGGVFETVTDEEIVEGMKLLASKEGIFAETAGGVTIAVLKKLAEKGKIGKDELTVAYVTGNGLKTQEAVVGAVDKPIKINPHLKDFEAILK; encoded by the coding sequence ATGGGTAAAGTAAAAGGTTTGATTTGCAGGGAGTGTAAAAATGAGTATCCTGCAGAAGCTATACATGTTTGCGAATTTTGCTTTGGTCCTCTTGAAGTCAATTATGACTATGATTTCATAGCAGGTACAATTTCAAAGGAAAAAATCGAAAAAGGTCCGCCCAGTTTATGGAGATATATCGACCTTCTGCCAGTGAGCGGCGATTTCATAGTAGGTGAAAATTCAGGATTTACGCCTCTTGTAAGAGCAAAGAATCTTGGTGCTGAATTAGGGCTGAATAATCTTTATATTAAAAATGACACTGTCAATCATCCAACTTTATCATTTAAAGATAGAGTGGTAGCAATTGCGCTGTCGAGGGCGAAGGAATTTGGTTATGATACAGTTGCCTGTGCTTCAACTGGAAATCTTGCAAATTCAGTTGCAGCAAATGCCGCGGCGGCAGGCTTGAAGTGTTATGTTTTTATTCCCGGAGACCTTGAAGCAGGGAAGATTTTGGGGAGTGTTATTTATCATCCAACAGTTGTTGCAGTAAATGGAAACTATGACGATGTCAACCGGCTTTGCTCAGAAGTGGCAGGTGAATATAATTGGGCATTTGTAAATATCAATATCAGGCCATATTATGCAGAGGGTTCAAAAACACTTGCTTTTGAAACTGCAGAGCAGCTTGGCTGGAAGGCGCCTGACCAAGTTGTTGTGCCTGTTGCATCGGGGTCGCTTCTTACTAAAATTGGTAAAGGATTCAATGAGTTGAGCAAGCTGGGGCTGATAGGAGATGTAAAAACAAAGATTAATGGTGCTCAAGCAGAAGGATGCTCACCTGTTGCAACGGCTTTTAAGAATGATACAGAGTTCATAAAACCGGTAAAGCCAAATACCATAGCTAAATCGATAGCCATAGGCAATCCTGCCGACGGTTATTATTCATTGGTAACAGTTAAGAATAGTGGTGGAGTTTTTGAAACAGTAACTGATGAAGAAATAGTTGAAGGAATGAAGCTTCTTGCCTCAAAAGAAGGGATTTTTGCAGAAACAGCAGGAGGTGTTACCATTGCTGTTTTGAAAAAACTTGCTGAGAAGGGGAAAATTGGAAAAGATGAGCTTACTGTGGCTTATGTAACAGGCAATGGATTGAAAACACAGGAAGCAGTTGTCGGTGCTGTTGATAAACCAATAAAGATTAATCCCCACTTGAAAGATTTTGAAGCTATTCTAAAATAA
- a CDS encoding MoaD/ThiS family protein, whose amino-acid sequence MAVKVRIPTPLRKLTNQESVVEVEGTNVLEVIDGLESKYQGIKARLCDEEGNVRRFVNIFVNEEDIRFMKGTETEVKDGDEVSIVPAIAGGRN is encoded by the coding sequence ATGGCTGTTAAAGTTAGAATACCTACACCTCTTCGGAAACTTACCAATCAAGAGTCCGTTGTTGAAGTTGAAGGGACAAATGTTCTTGAAGTAATCGATGGGCTGGAAAGCAAATATCAGGGGATAAAAGCACGACTCTGTGATGAAGAAGGAAATGTGAGAAGATTTGTAAATATCTTTGTCAACGAAGAGGATATCCGCTTTATGAAGGGGACGGAAACAGAAGTCAAAGACGGAGATGAAGTTTCCATTGTCCCTGCCATTGCAGGTGGAAGAAATTAA
- a CDS encoding FeS-binding protein — protein sequence MSIFRARLKFTGEVVKEPIIYRLVKNFDVVPNLRKALFDYDTGWVDIEISGDFDEIERAVKALKEWGVEVFPIEGDVIE from the coding sequence ATGTCGATTTTTAGGGCGCGGTTAAAATTTACTGGAGAAGTCGTAAAAGAGCCGATTATCTATCGTCTTGTGAAAAATTTTGATGTCGTGCCCAATTTGAGAAAAGCGCTCTTTGATTATGATACGGGCTGGGTCGATATCGAAATTTCCGGCGATTTCGATGAAATAGAGCGTGCTGTAAAAGCGCTCAAAGAATGGGGCGTAGAAGTCTTCCCCATCGAGGGCGATGTTATAGAATAA